From the genome of Sphingobacterium kitahiroshimense, one region includes:
- a CDS encoding LytR/AlgR family response regulator transcription factor: MFKKILIVEDENWASESLLEKLDQLIATKFQSTIITTVREATDWLLKNEVDLIFMDVQLGDGLSFEIFDQVKVQAPVIFTTAFEDYALKAFQNQGYAYLLKPYDDDELQQALNKVAPFIVQDTREIQYKTRFLVRYGMRLKSIPTTEIAYFMAEDKILYGYTKDGDQFIVDDTITGLVSRLDPTFFFQVNRKFIIHIDSIIDMLKVARNRIRLQLQPALPAGIEVIVSEDKSSDFQMWLDR; the protein is encoded by the coding sequence ATGTTTAAAAAGATATTAATCGTAGAAGATGAAAATTGGGCCTCTGAAAGTCTATTGGAGAAATTAGACCAATTGATTGCTACGAAATTTCAATCTACGATTATAACAACAGTGCGTGAAGCTACCGATTGGTTGCTTAAAAATGAAGTCGATCTCATTTTTATGGATGTGCAACTCGGTGATGGATTGAGTTTCGAAATATTTGACCAGGTCAAAGTTCAGGCACCTGTTATTTTTACTACAGCGTTTGAAGATTACGCCTTAAAAGCTTTTCAGAATCAAGGCTATGCCTATTTGTTGAAGCCGTATGACGACGACGAGTTACAACAGGCACTTAATAAAGTCGCGCCGTTTATCGTCCAGGATACCAGGGAGATTCAATACAAAACTCGTTTTCTAGTACGGTATGGTATGCGGTTAAAATCGATACCGACAACAGAAATTGCCTATTTTATGGCTGAAGATAAAATATTGTACGGCTACACAAAAGATGGAGATCAATTTATTGTCGACGATACCATAACAGGTCTTGTGTCTCGCCTGGATCCAACATTCTTTTTTCAGGTCAATCGCAAATTCATTATCCATATAGATTCCATTATAGATATGTTGAAAGTAGCTCGTAATCGCATACGGCTCCAATTACAACCAGCGTTGCCAGCTGGTATCGAAGTTATCGTGAGTGAAGATAAATCATCCGATTTTCAGATGTGGTTGGACCGCTGA